The Glycine soja cultivar W05 chromosome 3, ASM419377v2, whole genome shotgun sequence genome window below encodes:
- the LOC114405695 gene encoding COP9 signalosome complex subunit 2 has product MASDADMEDYGFEYSDEEQEEQDVDIENQYYNSKGLVESDPEGALAGFAEVVRMEQEKAEWGFKALKQTVKLYYRLGRYKEMMEAYREMLTYIKSAVTRNYSEKCINSIMDYVSGSASQNFGLLQEFYQTTLKALEEAKNERLWFKTNLKLCKIFFDIGEYGRMSKILKELHKSCQREDGTDDHKKGTQLLEVYAIEIQMYTETKNNKKLKQLYQKALTIKSAIPHPRIMGIIHECGGKMHMAERQWAEAATDFFEAFKNYDEAGNQRRIQCLKYLVLANMLMESEVNPFDGQEAKPYKNDPEILAMTNLIAAYQRNEILEFEKILKSNRRTIMDDPFIRNYIEDLLKNIRTQVLLKLIKPYTRIRIPFISKELNVPEHDVEQLLVSLILDNRIQGHIDQVNRLLERSDRSKGMKKYTAVDKWNTQLKSLYQTISNRVG; this is encoded by the exons GTTTGGTCGAAAGTGATCCAGAAGGTGCACTTGCTGGTTTTGCTGAGGTAGTGCGCATGGAACAAGAGAAGGCAGAATG GGGATTTAAAGCTCTAAAGCAAACTGTGAAGCTCTATTATAGACTTGGAAGGTATAAAGAGATGATGGAAGCCTACAGGGAGATGTTGACTTACATTAAGTCGGCAGTGACTCGTAACTATAGTGAAAAATGCATAAACAGCATTATGGACTATGTCTCAGGTTCAGCTAGCCAGAACTTTGGCCTTCTGCAGGAATTCTATCAGACAACTCTGAAAGCCCTTGAAGAAGCAAAGAATGAG AGATTATGGTTTAAGACAAATCTTAAGCTTTGTAAGATCTTCTTTGACATTGGGGAATATGGACGGATGAGTAAG ATATTGAAGGAACTTCATAAATCTTGTCAAAGGGAAGATGGTACAGATGACCATAAGAAAGGAACCCAACTTTTAGAGGTTTATGCAATAGAAATCCAAATGTACACAGagacaaaaaacaacaaaaaactcAAG CAACTTTACCAGAAAGCACTCACTATTAAATCAGCAATTCCCCATCCACGGATAATGGGAATAATCCATGAATGTGGGGGGAAAATGCATATGGCAGAGCGCCAGTGGGCTGAAGCAGCTACAGATTTTTTTGAAGCTTTTAAGAATTATGATGAAGCTGGGAATCAGAGGCGTATCCAATGCTTGAA GTACCTTGTTCTGGCCAACATGTTGATGGAGTCTGAAGTAAATCCTTTTGATGGGCAGGAGGCTAAGCC ATACAAGAATGACCCTGAAATTTTGGCAATGACAAACTTGATAGCAGCCTATCAGCGGAATGAAATATTGGAATTTGAGAAAATCTTGAAG AGTAACAGAAGAACCATCATGGATGATCCATTTATCAGAAACTACATTGAGGATCTGCTAAAGAATATCAGAACTCAAGTCTTGCTGAAGCTCATCAAACCATATACAAGGATCAGGATTCCGTTTATATCCAAG GAACTTAATGTGCCTGAGCATGATGTTGAGCAATTACTGGTATCACTTATTTTGGATAACAGAATTCAAGGACACATTGATCAAGTCAACCGGCTCTTAGAACGATCTGATAG GTCGAAAGGAATGAAAAAGTACACTGCCGTAGACAAATGGAACACACAGCTTAAATCTCTTTATCAAACTATCAGCAACAGAGTTGGTTAA